The region CGTGGAAGGCCTACGAGGGGTCTGGTCGCTGACAGTTAGCCCGGACGGCAGGCACGTCTATGCGGCGGGCTACAGGGACGACGCGGTGGTTGTGTTCGGTCGTGACCAGGTCACGGGCAGGCTGGCGTTTGTTGAGGCGCACAAGGATGGATCCGGCAATCTGGATGGAATCGCGGGCGCCTGCTCCATAGCGGTGAGCCCCGACGGACGGCACGTCTATGTGGCAGGACACTGGGACCACGCGGTGGCGGTGTTCAGCCGTGACCGGGCTACCGGAAGTCTGGCCTTCGTAGAGGCGCAGCGGGATGGCATAGCCGGCGTGGACGGACTCCAGGTTGTCAACTGGGTGGCGGCGAGCCCAGACGGAAAGCATGTCTACGCCGCAGGATACAGGGACGACGCGGTTGCCGCGTTCCGCCGGGACGCTGCCACGGGCAGGCTTGCTTTCGTCGGGGTGTACAGGGATGGCGTCGGCGGCGTGGACGGTCTCCATGGCGCCTTCCACGTGACGGTGAGCCCGGATGGAGAGCACGTCTACGCTGCGGGGTATCTTGAATCCGCGGTGGCGGCTTTCAGGCGAGACCGAGCCACGGGAAGACTCATCTTTGTAGAGGCAAGGCGGGACGGTGTCGGAGGAGCGAACGGGATGAGAGGACCGTCCTCCGTATCGCTGAGCCCGGATGGGAGGCACATCTATGTTGCGGGCGCCAGTGATAGCGCGGTGGCGGTGTTCAGCCGCGACAGCCGCACCGGCAGGCTCGCCTTCGTGGAGGCGCAGCAGGACGACATCGGCAGTGTAGACGGCCTCCAGGGGGTCAAGTCCGTGGCGGTAAGCCCTAACGGGAGGTATCTCTATGCAGCAGGCTGGGGCGAGCACGCGCTGGCAGTGTTCACCAGGGATGGGGTCACGGGCAGGCTGACCTTCATGGAGGCGCAGCAGGACGGTGTCGCTGGCGTTGACGGCCTCCAGGGGGCCTCTTGTGTGGCGGTGAGCCCGGACGGTGTCGGGAGATACGTCTACGTTGCTGGCAACTGGGCCCGCGCCGTCTCGGTGTTCAGAGTGCTGCGCCCACGCGATCATCGCCGATCCTGGCCAGACGGCTAGGCGATACCATCCTGACACCTCGGAGGACAAGCCGATGAACCCAGACAGCCCCACGCCTACCCCGCACGGAAGGTCCCTGCTGATCCTGACAGCCTGGGTCCTCATGCTGGCCGTATCAGATCTGCCGAACATGCTGCTGGGCCTCTCGGGCGGCGAACCCGCCTGGCTGCTGTGGTCCAAGGTGGGGCTGCTTGCTGCGTTCCTGGTGCTCAGCCTGTCCGCGAGGCTCTTCCGCCCTCTGTGGCCGTACGGCCTCATCTT is a window of Armatimonadota bacterium DNA encoding:
- a CDS encoding lactonase family protein yields the protein MQGQAIIDQRAIPAPIFLAIVALLLVGCARGETAPSHLAFVEVKRSGTGGVEGLRGVWSLTVSPDGRHVYAAGYRDDAVVVFGRDQVTGRLAFVEAHKDGSGNLDGIAGACSIAVSPDGRHVYVAGHWDHAVAVFSRDRATGSLAFVEAQRDGIAGVDGLQVVNWVAASPDGKHVYAAGYRDDAVAAFRRDAATGRLAFVGVYRDGVGGVDGLHGAFHVTVSPDGEHVYAAGYLESAVAAFRRDRATGRLIFVEARRDGVGGANGMRGPSSVSLSPDGRHIYVAGASDSAVAVFSRDSRTGRLAFVEAQQDDIGSVDGLQGVKSVAVSPNGRYLYAAGWGEHALAVFTRDGVTGRLTFMEAQQDGVAGVDGLQGASCVAVSPDGVGRYVYVAGNWARAVSVFRVLRPRDHRRSWPDG